The DNA sequence CTGGCGGAATACTTGCAGCATTGGAACATTCCGCTTCTCACGCACGTGGACACGCGCGCCCTTGTGAAAGAAATCCGCACCGCTGGAACGATGATGGCGGAATTAAGTTTGTCGCCGATTTCAGCCGTTGGAGGCGTGGAAGCAGTATTTCCCGTGCGCGCGGTGTCAACGAGAACGATCGAAACATACGGCGAAGGCGGCCCGCATTTGGTGCTCGTCGATTTCGGCTATAAAAAATCGATTTTGCAGTCGCTTCTTGCGCGCGGTTGCCGGGTGACGGTTGTGCCGCATGATACGGCGCCGGAAGCGATTGACGCGCTGAAACCGGACGGGCTTGTCCTCTCGAACGGCCCAGGCGATCCGAAACAGTTACGCCATCAGCTTCCCGCTATCCGTCAGCTGATCGACCGGTATCCGACGCTTGCGATTTGCCTTGGCCATCAGCTCGTTGCCTTGGCGTACGGGGCGGATACGGAAAAACTCCGTTTCGGGCATCGCGGCGCCAATCAACCGGTGTGGGACGCGGTGAAACAAAACGTGATGATGACATCGCAAAACCATAGTTATGTCGTCAAAGAAGGCAGTTTGGTGGGCAAACCGTTTGACATTCGTTTCATCAACGTCAACGACGGTTCGGTCGAGGGCATCGTCCATCGCCATAAACCGATTTTGTCCGTGCAATACCATCCGGAGGCGCATCCCGGGCCGCACGATACCGGCTATATTTTCGACGAATTTTTGCAAACCGTGTTCAAGGGAGAGAACGTCTATGCCTAAAGATTCTTCGCTTCAATCGATTCTCCTGATCGGGTCGGGGCCGATCGTCATCGGCCAGGCTGCTGAGTTTGATTATTCCGGCACACAGGCGTGCATCGCCTTAAAGGAAGAAGGATACCGCGTTATTTTAGTGAACAACAATCCGGCGACGATCATGACCGATGATGTCCATGCCGATGCCGTGTATTTTGAACCGCTCACCGTTGAGGCGGTCGAAGCGATTATTGCCAAAGAACGCCCGGACGGGCTGCTCGCCACATTCGGGGGCCAGACAGGGCTCAACTTGGCGTTTCAGCTGCATGAAGCCGGCGTGCTTGAAAAGTATGGGGTGAGACTGCTCGGAACACCGATTGAAGCGATTAAGCGCGGGGAGGACCGCGAAGCGTTCCGCGCGTTGATGCACGAGCTTGGCGAACCGGTGCCGGAAAGCGAAATTGTTACAAGCGTCGAGGAAGCGGTCGCGTTCGCCGAACAAATCGGTTTTCCGATCATTATTCGTCCTGCATATACGCTCGGCGGGACGGGCGGCGGCATTGCCGAAAACATGGAGCAGTTTCTCGCGCTCGTGGAAAAAGGATTGAACGAAAGCCCGATTCATCAATGTTTGATCGAACGGAGCGTCGCCGGATTTAAGGAAATTGAATATGAAGTGATGCGCGACCAATCGAATACGTGCATTACCGTTTGCAATATGGAAAACGTCGATCCAGTCGGCATCCACACGGGCGATTCGATCGTCGTCGCACCGTCGCAGACGTTGACCGATGAGGAGTACCAAATGCTCCGTTCGTCGGCGGTGAAGATCATTTCCGCATTAGGGATCATCGGCGGCTGCAACATTCAGTTCGCCCTTGACCCGAACAGCAAACAATATTACTTAATCGAAGTCAACCCGCGCGTCAGCCGCTCGTCAGCGCTCGCCTCGAAAGCGACCGGCTACCCAATCGCCCGCATTGCGGCGAAGCTGGCGGTCGGCTATACGCTCGCGGAACTCGTCAATCCGGTGACGAAAACGACGTACGCCAGCTTTGAACCGGCCTTGGATTATGTCGTCGTCAAGTTTCCGCGCTTGCCGTTTGACAAGTTTCCGCACGCGGATCGGAAGCTCGGCACGCAAATGAAGGCGACCGGGGAAGTGATGGCGATCGACCGTAACATGGAGCGGGCGTTTCAAAAAGCGGTGCAGTCGCTCGAAGGCAAAAACAACGGACTGTTGTT is a window from the Geobacillus stearothermophilus ATCC 12980 genome containing:
- a CDS encoding carbamoyl phosphate synthase small subunit; this encodes MKAYLHVASGKTFSGELAAPLEEKVSGEIVFFTGMTGYQEVLTDPSYKNQIIVFTYPLIGNYGINENDFESKRPHVEAVVVYEASREGFHYGAKYSLAEYLQHWNIPLLTHVDTRALVKEIRTAGTMMAELSLSPISAVGGVEAVFPVRAVSTRTIETYGEGGPHLVLVDFGYKKSILQSLLARGCRVTVVPHDTAPEAIDALKPDGLVLSNGPGDPKQLRHQLPAIRQLIDRYPTLAICLGHQLVALAYGADTEKLRFGHRGANQPVWDAVKQNVMMTSQNHSYVVKEGSLVGKPFDIRFINVNDGSVEGIVHRHKPILSVQYHPEAHPGPHDTGYIFDEFLQTVFKGENVYA